ATACGCCCCAGCACTCTTAACTGCAATCACATCGCCACTCTCACACACCGGTAAATTTAAATTTTTGCCGAAAAAATCGCCACTCTCACACACCGGACCCACCACGTCACAAGCTCCAGCACCAATGTCCTTACCAATCACATTTATATCGTGATACGCACCATATAGGCTAGGTCTGATTAAATCATTCATAGCACCATCAACAATTACAAAACGCCTATTTTTATTAAATTTTTCATACAAAACACTAGTTAGAAAATAGCCAGCATTTCCTACGATAAAACGACCTGGTTCACACACAATGGTAACATCTTGACCGGCAAGCTTAGCTAAAATACCCTGTGCGTAGTCATATAGGCTAACTTGATTCTCGTTTTGATAGATGATACCAAGGCCACCACCAACATCAAAAAATTTAATATCAATATCAATCGCCTTAAGCTCACGCATAAGCTCACTCACAACACCAGCTGCTTCAATGATGGGGGCGATGTCTGTTAGTTGTGAACCTATGTGAAAATGCACACCTATTGGCTCTAAATTTGGCGAATTTTTAGCGTGGATATACATCCTTTTAGCAGTGTTTATATCAACGCCAAATTTATTCTCATTTAATCCAGTTGAGATATATGGGTGAGTTTTTGCATCCACATTAGGATTAACTCTAATACTAATGCGTGCAGTTTTACTTAGACTTTTTGCGATATTTTCTAAGCGATACATCTCAGCTTCGCTCTCTAAATTTATCATTAAAATTTCGCTCTGCAAAGCCTCAGCTAGCTCATCATCACGCTTACCAACTCCACTTAAAATGACATTATATTTTTTCGCCCCAGCAAGCAATACGCGTCTGACTTCGCCGATACTAACGCAATCAAACCCCGCCCCAAGAGAGGCTAAAAGCTTTAATACACTTAAATTTGAGTTTGCTTTTACGGCATAGCAAACGAGAGATTTTCTCGCTGAAAATGCGTTTTTTAGCTCGTTATAGCGAGAAGAGATATAATCAAAATCATAAACATAAAGTGGTGTGCCATATTTTTGTGCTAGAGCTTTAAAATCCATAAAAATAGCCTTTGTTAAAATGGTTAGATTTTACACAAAAAATGCCAAAATTTGGCTTAACGATGAGATTTTAGCAAGTATAAAGCATAAAATATTAGTAAAAAAACAGGTAGCATTATACCAAGTTCAGGTAAAATGACTGAATTTTGAGAAAATCTAGTGAGTAAAAATAAAACTCCCCAAACAATAAGCGTAATCAAAACAAAAATAAAACTTGAAAACGCAAGGTTGAAAAATCGCCCAGTTACAGGCAGATGATAGTAGAGTATAAGCATTAAAAATGGTGCAAAAAATGGAGCAATCGCAAGGCTATAAAGTACCGACTTTGCACTCCTTAGCCCAACACCTTCATCTTTAAACGTAAAGATAAATCCAAGCGTATCAGGTATGCTAAAATTTGCATTTTGTGCGGCGTTTGCACTCTCTATACTCTTTGGTGCAAAGCCACTAAGTGCTTTATGATGCTCAAAATTCTGCACTAATAATCCTTCGCCACCAAGCACAAGTGTCTTAGGTAGCTTTGTCACATTTACATCATTCAACTGCCACGTATCATCTTTAAATTTAGCTGAGTTTGCCGTAATTACCGAGTGCAAAAGAGTGGCATTTGTATCAAATATCCGCACGTCAGTTGCACTCTTTTCAAAGGCATTTAGCTCTTTTATATAGATAAATTTACCATCAAATTTTAAAAATGCATCCTTTGTGCTTTTAGAAAAACTTGCACTTTTTGAGATATTTTTCTGATAATCATATGCATATGCAAATGGTGTGCAGTTAAGTCCAATATATATAAGCGTAATCATAAGTGCAATGATAAATGGCGGTTTTATTAGGGCATTTTTACTAATTCCAAGTGCATAAAAGCTAACAAGTTCATTTGAGCGAACCATATTTATATGCGTTAAAATTAGAGCAAAAACCAGCGAAATCGGCATAACATAGCTTACCGCCGTAAGTGCAGTCAAACCCAAATAAAGCAACTGAATGTTTGCTGAGCTTGGCAGATCTTTTAAATTTGTAAGCAGATCAATACCAACATAAAAAAGCTCCAAAGCTCCAAATATGACCCAAAATGCCTTAAAATAGCTCCAGCCAATGTAACGTGCGTATAGGCTTAGGCTCACACAACGCCCTTTTTTATAGTAAATTTTTGTGAAACACTCTCTATGTCACTATGCATAAGTTCTTGTATTGCTTGCTTTGCATAGGCTAAAATTTGCTTCAAATGTCCTTTTTCATCATCGCTAAACTCACCAAGAACAAAATTTACCGCATTACCCTTGCGACCGATACCGATACGCACACGCTCATAATCATTACCTATTAAACTATCAATGGACTTTATGCCGTTATGTCCGCCACTACTGCCACCTTTTTTAAATTTAATCGCACCAAACGGCAGATCTAAATCATCGTGGATAACGATAATGCGATCTGGCTTATAAAAGTCACTTACGGCTTTGACGCTATTTCCTGATAGGTTCATAAAAGTAGTCGGTTTTAGTAGTAATAAATTTGAATATTTAAAGAGTTCTCCCTGAAATTTAGTTGAACTAATGTCAGAGAAATTTGAACTTTTTAGTTCATCTACAAGCATAAAGCCTACGTTGTGGCGGGTGTTTTTATATTTTGGGGTGGGATTACCCAACCCCACAATAAGTATCACAAAAGCTCCGTGGTTACTTAGCTTTAATTACTCCGCATACAGCAACGCGGTCAGCATCAACAATAGTAACACCAGCAGGTGCAGTTATATCACGCACTAAGATAGTATCGTCTATGTCAAGCTTGCTTACATCTATATCAAAAGAATTTGGTAAGTTTTCAGCTGTACATTTTACTGTTAAACGTCTCTTTGACTGAATCAAAACACCTTTATTTTTAAGTCCTATTGGAGTACCAACTGGCTTAACTGGAATCATATATTTTGATAAAACGCCAGGTAATGCGACTTTAAGATCAACGTGTTTAAGTTCGTTTGTTACAACATCTTTTTGATAATCAACGATAACAACGTTATATACTTTGTCGCCAACCTTTACATCAAACGCAAGGGTCTCCTTTTTACGAGCCTCTTTAATAAAGTCATTGACTTTAAAAGCTGCTGCAACATTCTCTAATCCCTTACCATAAATGTTCGCGATTAGATAACCATCTCTTCTTAAAGCTTTAGAAGCTTTTTTACCGATACTCTCTCTAATAATACCTTCTAACATTGTTGTCCTTTCGTAAAAATAAAGGCTGATTTTACCAAAAAATATTAAATTTAAGATTAAATTATTTATCTAGTGGTTTTCCAAGTGTTTTGATTATATCTTCAAATGCCACAACAAATGCCTTTAAACCATCATTTAAAAGCTCACGATAAACATCATTCATATCTATACCATACCCTTTAACAACATCAAAAAAGCTATCTATATTTTGATCACTTGGTGGAGTTTTAACATCGGCTTTTTCTTTTATAAATTCACGTATGGTCTCTATCGGAGCTGTATTTATGGCATTTTTATACATCAACTCTCTAACGTAATAATCAGCTCTTAGTTCGCCACCCTTAACACCAGTACTAGCAAATAAAGCACGAATGTTTTCTAAGCCTCTATTTTCAATGAGATTATAAATTTTTGCTGCGTTCATTATGCCAACCTGCCCTGTTGGTAGCCCCTTTTCATACATTTTAGTATCCAAAAGTCTATCAAAACGGCTAACAAATATGCTTATAACGCCCTTTGGCACATTAGTATTTGGAAAGCGTTTTTGATAAGATTTCGTCCCACTCTCAAAAGCGTCAAGACAACTCTGTGCTTGATCTGGAGAAAATATCAGCGTAGCATTGACACTAATACCACGAGCCATCAAGGCACTCATCGCCTCAAAACCCTCTTTTGTGGCTGGAATTTTTATCATAACATTTGGCATAGCGATGGTAGCGTGCAGCCTAACGCCCTCATCTATAGTAGCTACAGCATTATCGCTTAAATTTGGATCAACTTCAAGACTGACAAATCCATCATTGCCGCTTGCATACTCTGAAAACAGTTTTGTTGCAGCCATTTTTATGTCTTGAGTAGCTAGAATTTCATACAGATCTTTTGGATAACGTTTGCTAGATGTGGCTATCACATCTTTGTAAGCATTTGAGTTTACAAAAGCACTCTTAAATATAGCTGGGTTACTTGTAGCTCCGTTTATAATACCATTTGCAAGAAGTTTGGCAAACTCACTATCTAAAAAATCACGCTCAATAAAATCACACCAAAGTGAAAATTTAGCCTCATTATTATACATATTTTCCTACTTATTTTATTAAATTTAATAGATCACGCATATCTTTACTATCTATACAATGATCTGCCTTTTGCTTTAAAATTTCTTTCGCACAAAAAGCTATTTTAAGACCTGAATACTCAAACATAGACAAGTCATTCGCACCATCCCCTACGCACATTATCTCATTTTTATTTAAATTTAAAAGTCGTGATAAACGTTGCATCATCTCGCCTTTTGAAGCCTCAAACATCATCTCACCACCCACAAGTCCGCTTAAAACGCCATTTTTATGATGTAGTATATTTGCAAAGCTCTCATCATAGCCGAGTCGTTCTTTCATAACATCAGTTGCTAGATGAAAACCGCCACTAAATATAACAACTCTAATACCATGAGATTTTAAATTTGTTATTAGCTCTTTTGCTCCATTCATAGGTGGTAGATTTGCACAAATTTCAGTAGCTTTTGATAGTGACATACCTTTAAGTAAGGCGACACGGCGACTTAGGCTCTCAAAAAAATCAAGCTCACCTGCCATCGCCTTTTTAGTAATTGCACTAACTTCATCGCCCACACCATAAGCGGTGGCCAACATATCTATCGTCTCACCATCCATTATAGTAGAGTCAAAGTCAAATACGCAAAGTTTAATCAAATTTAATTTAGAAATCACGCTTTAATAGGCTCTCAACTTTTAAAATCGTGAGGATATTGTTATCACGCTTACCGATGCCATATATCATACCCTTATCTTTTACCAAAGTTTCTGGTGGCGGATCTATCCTATTTCTATTTATTCTAATCGCCTCTGTTAGCCTATCTATCACAAATCCTGCGATATTATTATTGCTATCTTTCATCACGATATAACGTGTGCTTGGAGTTTGCTTTGTTACATTTAATGAAAATCTCTTACGCAAATCTATAAGAGGTATAACACTACCGCGGAGATTAAACACACCTAGAACATACTCAGGCACAGTTGGAACACGAGTGTATTCAATAGGTTTAATGATCTCTTGGATATTTAAAATAGGTATCGCATACTCCTCTTCACCAACAACAAATCCTACAAGTTGGACTATATCATCATTTTTAACTTCTGGTCCAGTAATCTGTTCACGTTGTTTATCTAAGATCTGATTTAATTTATCATTCATATCCAACTCCTAGCTTAATTTTATATTTTTTCTAACAACATTTTCAAGATATTCTGATGAATACGGTTTAGTTATATACTCTGTCATTCCTACTTCAACACCACGTAGCCTATCAGACTTTGATGTTCTTGAAGTTACTGCTATTAGCGGAAGCGTTCGGTATTTTGAATACTTACGAATTTCACCAGCCAAAGTGTAGCCGTCCATTCTAGGCATCTCTATATCAATAAGTATCGCATCAAACATATGCTCTCCTGATTTTATGATATTGAGTGCCTCAACACCATTTGTAGCTTCAACAACTGTTACACCAGTTGGCTCAAGAGATTTTTGCATTATACTTCTATCCATCTTTGAGTCATCTACGATAAGCACTTTGTAATCACTTGGTTTTTCTTTTACGTTTTTAGACTCATCCATCTCAGCTCTAATGTTTACTTTTATCTCCTTAGCCATCTCCATCATAGCACCAACATCAATTATAAGAGTAACACGTCCGTCTCCTCGTATCGTAGCACCAGCAATACCTGGTATGTTTTGTAGATAATCGCCCATAGATTTTATTACGATCTCTTCTTGACCAACCAACGTATCAACTATAATGCCCAATTTTGCCTCCGCAACACCGATAATAACGACATATGTTTGGTCTCCTCCTTCAAAGACGCGATTAACTCCAAATACATCAGAAAGACGCACAAGAGATAAAACCTCATCACGCAAACGAAGAACATTTTTGCCATCGATTGTATATATGTCATCTATCGGCACACGTACTGTCTCAAGGACGCTAGCAAGTGGGATAGCATAAAACTCTTCTTGAGTTCCAACAAGTAACGACTGAATAATAGCAAGAGTGAGTGGAATTTTAAGCTTCATAACCGTTCCTTTACCCACTTCACTATCAATATCAATGATACCATTTAGCTTTTCAATATTTGTCTTAACAACGTCCATACCTACACCGCGACCACTTACATTTGTAACCTTTGTCGCAGTTGAAAAGCCCGGCTTAAATATAAGTCCAAATGCCTCTTTATCACTCATCGTATCAGCTTCACGCTCAGTTATGATACCTTTTTCAATGGATTTTGACTTAAGCATAACAGGATCAAGTCCTTTGCCATCATCAACTATCTCGATAACGATATGATTTCCTTCATTATATGCTTTAAGTTCTACGGTGCCTTTTTCTGGCTTACCAGCTATACGACGAACTTCTGGATCTTCTATACCATGATCGCAAGAGTTTCTTATGATATGCACGAGAGGATCACCTATCTCTTCAACGATAGACTTATCTAACTCTGTCTCTTCGCCTGAAATTTCAAGATCTATTTGTTTGCCAAGCTCACGGCTAAGATCACGTATCATACGTGGAAATTTATTAAATACCTTAGCAACTGGCAACATTCTAGTTTTCATAACTGCAAGTTGTATATCAGTTGTTACAAGACTTAAAGCTGAAACGACTTGATTTAGCTCCTCTAAAAACTTCTCACCCTCATAACGCTCCTCAACATCATCATAAATTTTAAGGAGTCTATTTTTGCCAAGAACAAGCTCACCAATAAGATTCATCAGATGATCAAGTCTTTTTACCTCAACACGTATAGTTTGCTCTTGTGCAACCGCACTACCACTATTGGCTGGGACCTTTTTATCACTATCTTTATCTTTTGGTGTTACTGGTTTTGGCGTAGGTGCTTGAGCGGACACAGGTGCGACTGATTTTGACTGATCGCCTTTAGCGGCTCTACGTGCTTTATCTTCAGCTTTTCTTACTTTTAAAAGTCTCTCTATCTCAGCCTCAACTTCGGCATCACTTAAATTTGCAAGCTCAGCATCACTGATCTCTTTTTCAGGCTCTGCTGCTGGCTCTTCTACAACTAGTTTAGGTTTATCTTCTGTCTTAGGCTCACTTGATACGGATTCATCACCCTCCGAGATCGCAGTCAGACGCTCACAAATATTTTTAATATCTATGCCAACATCAGTATCGTTACCGTGATCACGTATGCCGTGCAATAGACCTTTCATCATATCAACTGATTCAAGCACCACATCCATAATATCAGGAGTTATTTTAAGCTCACCCTTTCTAGCTTTATTTAGCACGTCTTCCATATGGTGAGTTAGCTTTGTAAGGACGTCAAAATTTAAAAAGCTAGAGCTTCCTTTAACCGTATGTGCTACACGAAAAATTCTATTTAAAAGCTCAAGATCTTCAGGATTTGCCTCAAGCTCAACCAAATCATGATCTATCTGCTCAATAAGTTCAAAGGCTTCCACTAAAAAGTCTTGTGTTATTTCTGTCATATCATCCATTTTTTACCCCTATTTTGCAGATTTAGAATGTGCTTCTATAACTTTAAGCACCTCTTGATAAAATACATTTGCATCAAATTTAGTCAGATACGCATCTCCACCGGCTTCTTTGCTCTTATTAGCGGTAAATTCGTTACTTAAAGATGAATTAAACACGATAGGTATATCTTTAAATCTCTCATCATCTTTAACATGTGCTGCAAAACGATAACCATCCATCTGTGGCATCTCTATATCACTAAGTATGACACGCACCTCTTTAGTTATATCATCGCCAAGCCTCTCATAAAGCTCATTCATTCTCTCTAAACCCTCTACGCCATTTTTAGCCTCAACTACATTTAGTCCCATCTTTTCAAGGGCATCTTTTACAAGTTTACGAGCAGTAGAGCTATCATCAAGCACAACAGCCATACCTTTTACTTTTTTGCTTTCATCTATTTTCACATCTAGCTTAGGTGAGTAAATACCAAGCTCTTCAACGATACTTTCAAGATCAAGGATAAGCAAAACTTCATCATTTTCTATACGTGTTACACCTGTTATCTTACCCTTATCCAATGCACCACCGGTACCGCTAGCAAAATTTGCTGGCTCTATATCTTTCCAGTTTATACGACGGATTCGCTTTGCCTCATGGACGATAAAACCGATAAGAATTCCGCTAAACTCAGCAATAATCACACGTGGTTTTATTATTACGCCATCTGTTGGCTCAACTATATTCATCCATCTGGCCAAATTTATAACCGGTATCACAACACCACGCAGATCAAATATACCATCTATATAAGCTGGAACTCCTGGTAACTCAGTGAGATTTGGCATCTTTATGATCTCACGCACTTTTGCGACATTTACACCATATATACCCTCATATATTTTGTTGTCACTTTTTTTAAAGATACGAAAATCAACAAGCTCCATCTCGTTTGAGCCCGTTTTTAATACGTCGTCTCCAAACATCAATGTCCTTTCAGACTCTTTCGAGCAAATTTTAGTTTTTCATCTTGGTATTTTACTATAAAATAACTTTGGTCGTATGCAAAAAGTGGCAAATTTATATAAATTTTATCTTTTATATCGAAAATCTCACCTTGATGATAATGTCCCTCGATTATAAATTTAGCATTATAATGTTGCATTTTAGTGCTTATATAGTCTTTAAAATTTGGTATTTTATAATCAAGCTTTTTATTTATCTGGGAACTTAAAATAGCATTTGAAATTTTATATCCGCATAAAATATCAAGAAAATTCATAAATTTTAAAAACCATTTTAGCCTTAAAAACAGCAGTGTATATCTGCTAACGAATGGTAAAAAGTTATCTCCGTGAGCTATCTGCACACTATTTCCACATGGTGTTTCACACCGCAGTGGTTGTAGCTCTATCGGAAAAATTTTAACATTTTTAAATAAATTTATAAGATTAAAGTCGTGATTGCCCTCAATATAAATGACCTCTATTTTAAGGGCAATTTTATTTATCAGTGCAATATGCTCGGCATAAATTTGTACAGTATTTGTAGCATAAAAACTCAAAAAGTCAAACATATCTCCCATTAAAAATAGCTGCGTTGCAGCTATCTCACCACTATCAATCGCTTTTAAAAATTTCAAAAAGCCATCGCGATTAGAATTTTCGTGTGCGTCCGAGATAAAGATCGCACCATCTTTTATCTGTATCTTATCGTTTAAATGCATCAATCTTCAAATTTAATAGGTTTATAACATATTGACACGATCTCTACATCACTTCTTCCATTTGGCAAATTTAGCACAACTTCGTCTCCTTCGGCTTTACCGATGAGTTGACGTGCTAGTGGGGATTTGATTGAGATTAATCCACGATCAAGATTGCTCTCAGGTGTTCCAACTATTGTATAAGTATGCTCGATCTCAGTTTCTATATCCATTATCGTTACATTTGAGCCAAATCTAACACGATCATGCTCATATGTGCTAGGGTCGATGACTTCAGCATTTGCAAGTATCGCACTAAGCTCAGCAATTCGTGCGTCTATAAAGGACTGCTTCTCTTTTGCAGCGTGATACTCGGCATTTTCTTTTAAATCACCGTGGCTACGAGCTATATCTATCTCGATGACGATCTGCGGACGTTGATTTAACTTTAGATCCTTTAGCTCAGATTCTATCTTTTCATATCCATATATTGTCATTGGCTCATTCATATTTTACTCCTATTTTATATTTAACATATTTGCGACTGCTTCGCTACTACCGTGCCTTAGATACTCCCTTAGCTCATTGCAGCCTGATATAAATTTCTGCTTATCGCAACGCTCATAAGCGTTTAATAAATTTTTCACGCTCACTTGCTCTTGGATAAACTCATCGTGCAAAGCTGCTTTCCCCATAAAGTCAAACATAATGTTTGCAAGTCCAGCGTAACGAACTTTGACAAATTTACGTGCGATAAAAACATCTATCGCTTTTGCTTTAAAAGAAAGCACAAACGGCGTTCCAATCAGTGCTGCCTCCAAGGTCGCTGTGCCAGAGCAGATAAAGGCAAAGTCGCTTTGTAGCAGAGCTTTTGGTGTATCATTTACTATCTCAAAGCCACTAACATCTCCGTAAAACTCATCAAGCTTATCCATCAAAAATGGTGGCACACAAAGTAGTTTTTGCTCTTTTAAATTTAACGCAACTTCCCTATAAATAGGCATAAGTCGTGTTATCTCCGATCGCCTTGAGCCTGGTAAAAACGCAACTTTATTATTATGCGTAACGCTTGTTTTTTGCTCTCTTATCTCATCAAGCAAAGGATGCCCTACATAGGTAGCACGGTTATAAAATTTAGCATCAAATGGTAATATGGATGCTAAATTATCACAATATCTCTCAACCGCGGTCACACGATGTGCCTTCCATGCCCAAACTTGAGGCAAGATATAGTATGTGATCGGCGTTTTTATCCCAGCCTCTTTTATCGCTTTTGCTAATGGTATATTAAAAGCAGGACTATCTATAAGTAGCACAACATCAGCATTTCTTGCGAGTTCTACCATTTGCTTTAACGCTTTTTTGGCCTTAAAATAAAGTGGTAAAACCTCCACAAATCCCATAGCCGAGAATTCACTACTCCTTAAAAATGGAGTACCAAACCTCTCATCAAAAATGCCAAGTAATTCGCACTCTTTAGCGTGTTTTAGCACTTGCTGAAGATGCAAATTTGCAGATGGTTCAAGTGCAGATATTAGTAACTTTTTATTCAAATTTAAACCTAGATTTTATTTATTTTGGTAGTAATTATCGCTAAATATCTCTAAATTTAAGCTTTTTGAATTTAGAAATTACATTTTAAGATTTTTAAGCTAAATTTTAGGGGGGGGGGGGGTAAAATAGTTCACACATTTTATTACAAAGGAGTTTATATGAAAATTTTAGTTAGAGCCGCTCTTATTGGCTCATTAGTTTGCTCTGTTGCTTTAGCAGATGGTGCGTTTGTAGGCTTTGGTGGCGATTATTCGTTTAAATCAACTTTAAAAGACGACGAAAATAACAAACTTAGTGATGGTCAATTTGGCTTAAATTTAAAAGCTGGTTATGACTTTGATATATTTAGAATTTATGGCGAATACGGCTATGACTTAAAGACTTCAAAAGAAAGCGAAGATTCAAAATTTAGCTGGAAAAAGCATAACTTCTTAGTTGGAGCTGACTATACACCTGCTATAAATGATAGCTTTAAAATTGCATTTGGTGCATATACAGGGTTAAGTTCAAACAGACTAACCGAGGAATTTAACGGTGATAAAAACCAAGCAATGCTAAATGGCTGGGTATTAGGTGCGAAAGTGGGCGGAATTTATAGCTTTGATACTCATAACGAGATAGAGTTTGGTTATAAATTTGACCGCACAGACTACAAAAAGTCAGAAGAATACGGAGATACAAAAGAGACAAACCACGGAATTTATATCGGCTATAACTATAAGTTCTAATAAATTTAAACTGCACGGCTTGAGAAATTCTCAAGCCGTTTTTATCCTAGCAATTCCAAATAACATCACTCCGCCAAGTAAACAAATAACGCAAAATATCATAAAAAAATCATATAAGCTAACTATCTGATAACCAAAAATTTGCGGATAGTTTAGCGGTAAGTTGTATGTGTTTAAAAGTACGATCTGTTCGGCATTTGGCGTGATAGCTCCATTTAAAATATCATTTAAATTTATACCAAGTTCATTTGCTTTTATAAATTTATCTGCAGTTGGTGGCATAAGAGCTGCTAAAGTGCCAGAAAGAGCATATCCTGCAGCATTTGCAAGATAAAATATGCCAAATATAAGTCCTAAAAATCGCCTTGGCGAGAGTTTACCCACGAGCGAAAAACCAATGGGAGAGACTAACATCTCAGCACAAGTTTGCATAAAATAAAGTAGTATAAGCCACTTTATGCTAAGTAAATTAGTCCCAAGTCCACTCACTCCATAAGCGATAATAGCGTAGCTAAGTCCCATCAACACAAGTCCAAACGCTTGTTTGTCTAAATTTGAAACACTCTTTTTTTGTCTATCTAAATAACTCCAAAACGCAGCAAATGGCAAAGATAAAATCAACACAAAAAGCGGGTTAAACATCTGCACCATCGCAGCAGGAACATTAAATCCGAGCAAATTTCTATCTGTTTGATTATTTGCTATAAACGTGAGAGATGACCCAGCTTGTTCAAAAGTCGCCCAAAAAAAGATGATAAAAAACGCACTTATAAATATAGTAACCACATCACCTCTCTCGGCACGGCTTAAGTTCTTATCAAGCAATACATACGTCGCTAAACTAATGCCAATAGCGTATATGAGTGGATAGAGATATGTTTTTATCAAATTTCCACTCGCAAAGTAGACAAGAGTGATAAAAACCACTGCAAAAATACCCACGCAAATGACTAAATTTCGACTATCTATCGTTAAACTCATACTTTTTTCACGCACAACTTTTAAATGACGCTCACTAAATTTTAAATATATAATAAGTCCTATCAGCATAGCAAAAAATGCCGCTAAAAAGCCCCACTTAAAGGCACTGATATCGCGGACACCATCTACCACGACATCGGCGAAGAAAGGCACTATAAAGACACCAAGCAATACGCCCAAATTTAGAAAAAAATAGTATGTTGAAAACACCGCATCAAATTTAGAAGACTCATCGATACTAGAGCTTAAAAGTGCCATAATACTTGGCTTAAAAAAACCATTACCGCATATCATAAACACCGCTGCTATAAGACTAAGAGTACGTTCAAATCCCTCTCCACACGCAGCTACAAAAAATACAAGCTGAGCCATACTAAGTAAAATTGCACCGATGATAATACTCGCATTGTAGCTTAAAATGCGATCAGCTAAAGCACCTCCCACGATAGGCGTAAGATAGCTAAGAGCCAAAAATGCACCATAATATATCGCCGCGTCCGTCTCACTAAGTCCTAAAAAATGCACCATAAATAGCGAAAATATCGCCCTTAGTCCATAAAAGTTAAACTTCTCCCACATCTCCGTGCTAAACAGCACCCATACCTTTTTCA
This window of the Campylobacter anatolicus genome carries:
- a CDS encoding peptide MFS transporter, with product MKKVWVLFSTEMWEKFNFYGLRAIFSLFMVHFLGLSETDAAIYYGAFLALSYLTPIVGGALADRILSYNASIIIGAILLSMAQLVFFVAACGEGFERTLSLIAAVFMICGNGFFKPSIMALLSSSIDESSKFDAVFSTYYFFLNLGVLLGVFIVPFFADVVVDGVRDISAFKWGFLAAFFAMLIGLIIYLKFSERHLKVVREKSMSLTIDSRNLVICVGIFAVVFITLVYFASGNLIKTYLYPLIYAIGISLATYVLLDKNLSRAERGDVVTIFISAFFIIFFWATFEQAGSSLTFIANNQTDRNLLGFNVPAAMVQMFNPLFVLILSLPFAAFWSYLDRQKKSVSNLDKQAFGLVLMGLSYAIIAYGVSGLGTNLLSIKWLILLYFMQTCAEMLVSPIGFSLVGKLSPRRFLGLIFGIFYLANAAGYALSGTLAALMPPTADKFIKANELGINLNDILNGAITPNAEQIVLLNTYNLPLNYPQIFGYQIVSLYDFFMIFCVICLLGGVMLFGIARIKTA